A stretch of the Chloroflexota bacterium genome encodes the following:
- a CDS encoding Gfo/Idh/MocA family oxidoreductase yields MVGDRLNTAVVGVGLIGEQHADVYAAYERSNLSQVYDANPERAQAVAERLDCQVAPNLEAIAASDAALVSVATPDFAHRDAVVTMLEAGKHVLVEKPLATTVADAVAMVQAAERNNRLFSVSLGNRWVNDIQELRDCVQSGEIGEPVFGFSRLSDTIWVPTQMLSWGSQSGPHWFLFPHTMDYMRWVIGQEAVSVYARGEKRLLPEKGVDAYDFVQAMVEFENCTITFETSWIVPEGYPAIVEQYLSLYGTKGKVTLDRSNRGFTLDTESRQLTIRPKMWSYFKTDHSWGNSMRNMVDCVLDGGEPAIPARDGLAVVAMIEAAERSILTGQPVRPADLIAEHI; encoded by the coding sequence ATGGTGGGTGACCGCCTGAATACCGCTGTTGTCGGTGTTGGACTCATTGGGGAGCAGCACGCCGACGTCTATGCCGCGTATGAACGGTCGAATCTCTCGCAAGTTTACGACGCCAATCCCGAGCGCGCACAGGCTGTGGCAGAACGCCTGGATTGCCAGGTTGCCCCCAACTTAGAGGCAATTGCAGCCTCAGACGCAGCGCTCGTAAGCGTGGCTACACCCGATTTCGCCCACCGCGACGCGGTCGTTACCATGCTGGAAGCCGGCAAGCACGTGCTCGTCGAGAAGCCGCTGGCCACCACCGTCGCCGACGCCGTGGCAATGGTACAAGCCGCCGAACGCAACAATCGCTTGTTCAGCGTGAGCCTTGGCAATCGCTGGGTAAACGACATTCAAGAACTGCGCGATTGTGTGCAAAGCGGCGAGATTGGCGAGCCGGTTTTTGGCTTCTCGCGCCTCTCCGACACGATATGGGTGCCCACGCAGATGCTTTCGTGGGGCAGTCAGTCCGGACCCCACTGGTTCCTCTTCCCTCACACCATGGACTACATGCGCTGGGTCATCGGCCAAGAAGCGGTCAGCGTCTATGCCCGCGGCGAAAAGCGCCTGCTGCCTGAGAAGGGCGTGGATGCCTATGACTTCGTGCAGGCCATGGTGGAATTCGAGAATTGCACAATCACCTTTGAGACTTCCTGGATTGTGCCGGAAGGGTACCCTGCTATCGTCGAACAATACCTCTCCCTGTATGGGACGAAGGGCAAGGTTACCCTTGATCGCTCGAATCGCGGTTTCACCTTGGATACCGAGTCCCGCCAACTGACGATACGGCCCAAGATGTGGTCGTACTTCAAGACTGACCACTCCTGGGGCAATTCCATGCGCAACATGGTGGACTGCGTGCTGGACGGCGGCGAACCGGCGATACCGGCACGGGACGGCCTGGCCGTAGTCGCCATGATAGAAGCTGCCGAACGCTCGATCCTCACCGGCCAGCCGGTGCGACCGGCCGACCTGATCGCGGAGCATATATAG
- a CDS encoding Gfo/Idh/MocA family oxidoreductase: protein MSATRALNIGVISFDHGHQNGYVSAMLELPSANLVAAADAVPEQLNSMHAMLAAHPAAPDVKVFSDYHELLELDEVEAVSICSANADHAQMTIDAAQAGKHVLCEKPLCITLEEADAMIAACRDAGVHLATAYPCRFAPVAWQAKQRVENGEIGDILAMHGTNHLRPFTEGWFIDPQRSGGGTIRDHIVHVTDLMRWFTGKEIVEVYAEGDTLKRPHIAVDDVAILVETFEGGILASTDPSWNRPENWSKWGNVYLRLLGTRGMIEIEITGQALVRTEAKSGSVSSIDTSESMNYYLLKDFCEAIIAGRSPLVTGEDGRAGVEAILAAYQSIEEGRPIRIGSRQCG, encoded by the coding sequence ATGAGTGCAACGCGCGCGTTGAATATTGGCGTCATTTCGTTCGACCACGGCCATCAGAACGGGTACGTTTCTGCCATGCTCGAACTACCTTCGGCAAATCTCGTTGCCGCAGCCGATGCCGTGCCCGAACAGCTCAATAGCATGCATGCTATGCTCGCCGCCCATCCGGCAGCGCCGGATGTAAAAGTCTTTTCCGACTATCACGAACTCTTGGAGCTCGACGAGGTGGAAGCAGTCTCGATCTGCTCTGCCAACGCCGACCACGCGCAGATGACCATCGATGCAGCGCAAGCCGGCAAGCACGTCCTCTGCGAGAAGCCGCTCTGCATCACGCTGGAAGAAGCAGACGCGATGATTGCCGCCTGCCGCGATGCCGGTGTGCACTTGGCCACCGCCTACCCCTGTCGCTTTGCGCCCGTCGCGTGGCAGGCCAAGCAGCGCGTGGAAAACGGGGAGATTGGCGATATCCTCGCCATGCACGGCACGAACCATCTCAGGCCGTTTACAGAAGGGTGGTTCATCGATCCGCAACGCTCCGGCGGCGGCACGATTCGCGACCATATCGTACACGTCACCGACCTGATGCGGTGGTTTACGGGTAAAGAAATTGTGGAGGTGTACGCCGAGGGAGACACGCTGAAGCGGCCGCACATTGCCGTGGATGACGTCGCAATCCTCGTCGAGACGTTTGAAGGCGGTATCCTGGCCTCCACCGACCCCTCATGGAATCGACCGGAAAACTGGTCCAAGTGGGGCAACGTCTATCTTCGCCTGCTCGGAACCAGGGGCATGATCGAAATTGAAATCACGGGACAAGCCCTGGTGCGCACTGAAGCGAAGAGTGGTTCTGTCTCGTCGATTGATACATCAGAGTCAATGAATTACTATTTGCTTAAGGATTTTTGCGAAGCAATTATCGCTGGACGCTCTCCATTGGTCACAGGGGAAGACGGTCGCGCCGGGGTGGAAGCCATCCTCGCTGCATATCAGTCCATTGAAGAAGGACGACCAATTCGTATTGGCTCACGCCAATGCGGCTGA